CACCGCCTCGCCGTGCTCCTCCACGAAGCGGCGCACGAGGCGCCGGTTCGACGAGACCAGCGTGGGCGGGCAGAGCTCGGGGAAGCAGAGGGCGTAGAGCTTCTCGTTGGCCCCGCGGACGCCGGTCGGGTCGTTCACGACGAGGCAGCGCGAGCGGTCGACCCGATCGAGGATCCACGTCGCCTCGAGGTAGGCCTCGTCGAAGGGCGGATCGGTGCGGAGCCAGACCACCGGGAAGGCCGAGACCTCCCGGAGGACCGGCTCCGAGAGCCAGGCGAAGATCGCCGGCGCAGGCCGCACCTCCACCTGCCGCGCCACGACGAAAGGGCTTCCGCCCACGAGCGAGAGGTCGCGCGACTCGGCGAACCATAGGGAGTGGCCACGGGCCTGGAAGGCGCGCATGAGCGCGTAGGTGGTGTCCTTGTCCGGCGCGACCCGCTCGAGCGGATCCATCAGGAAGAGCAGCTCCATGAGCTCCAACCTCTCGCGAAGAGCGTCCTCCACACGGGGTGGAGGGGATGAGCCTTCATAGCGTTCGGCGCCGCCGTGCGCGAGGGAGACTGCGCCGCGCGACCTGGCCAACGTGCAGATCCACGCGGCGCCGCGCGCGGGGGCGGCGGATGGCCCACCCCCCGAATGGGGGGAGGAGCCTGCGGCGAATCATGGGCCCGGCGGCCGGAAAGCCGGTTGCGGCCCCGCGAGCGGGTCGCCATAACCCCCGGAGCCCGGCT
The Vulgatibacter incomptus DNA segment above includes these coding regions:
- the gshB gene encoding glutathione synthase, with protein sequence MELLFLMDPLERVAPDKDTTYALMRAFQARGHSLWFAESRDLSLVGGSPFVVARQVEVRPAPAIFAWLSEPVLREVSAFPVVWLRTDPPFDEAYLEATWILDRVDRSRCLVVNDPTGVRGANEKLYALCFPELCPPTLVSSNRRLVRRFVEEHGEAVLKPPNGHAGSGILFAQAGMRGLDALIEVATAGGSRTEAQAYLPEAKEGDKRILLLDGEPLGAILRVHGPGEERNNLHLGGTAERTALDEADWRIVRTVAPKLRADGLVFVGLDVIGGKLTEVNVTSPTGIQEIEALDGPGACARVVEWTERRAQR